A stretch of the Arachis stenosperma cultivar V10309 chromosome 6, arast.V10309.gnm1.PFL2, whole genome shotgun sequence genome encodes the following:
- the LOC130935675 gene encoding hydroxycinnamoyl-CoA:piscidic acid hydroxycinnamoyltransferase-like gives MVSIQSHYTIIPSNPTPNEKLFSLCEQIKLRTHAPLLYAYNKSTVNNDVLVGTFTTSLSKALSIYYPLAGRLSLIDGSRWEIICNAKGALLIEAVCNGKTMHDFCGDDFVPTGLVSQLIPNIDYGTPVSETPLLAVQITRFNCGGFTIGVALCRAAIDGTATMRFMNTWAKLAKGESLDPYDQFPCYDPSLLNSRTLLHNSKKVLHDHSEELFGTPPPWLGTLRKDSRVVVEVVKLTKEQVKKLKTKAAINNVKTLFSSFEVISGLLWRCVTKARYQGNGDQPTRLTTLVNCRNRLKPPLPNAYAENAVFPTVTTTCSFSYLMQNPLSSAVEKVKEAIAKVDDEFVRNALVYIGNAKDMDLVRYNIHYPAKSVHKGGFKGNPNLFVVSWMNFSYKEATFGFGEPIHFGPGFMDSEGKAFITNNASGDGFDVAIALDSSHMDAFKKFFFGEIEEVFPISKL, from the coding sequence ATGGTGAGCATTCAATCTCATTACACAATCATTCCTTCCAATCCAACCCCAAACGAAAAACTCTTTTCCCTCTGCGAGCAAATCAAGCTTCGCACTCACGCTCCTCTCCTCTATGCATATAATAAATCGACTGTCAATAACGATGTCCTTGTTGGCACCTTCACGACCTCTCTCAGCAAAGCTTTGTCAATCTACTACCCGCTGGCGGGTAGGTTGAGCTTAATTGACGGTTCGAGATGGGAGATCATTTGCAACGCCAAAGGAGCGTTGCTAATCGAAGCGGTTTGCAACGGGAAGACCATGCACGATTTCTGTGGTGACGATTTTGTCCCTACCGGTTTAGTTTCGCAGCTAATTCCCAACATTGATTATGGTACTCCCGTTTCCGAGACGCCTCTTTTGGCAGTGCAAATCACGCGCTTTAATTGCGGCGGTTTCACCATCGGTGTCGCCCTGTGTCGTGCCGCCATTGATGGAACAGCAACCATGCGATTCATGAACACGTGGGCTAAGTTAGCCAAAGGAGAATCTTTGGATCCATATGATCAATTCCCATGCTATGATCCAAGTTTGTTAAACTCACGCACTTTGTTGCATAATTCGAAGAAGGTTTTGCATGATCATTCAGAAGAATTATTCGGAACTCCACCTCCATGGTTAGGTACATTGAGAAAAGACTCCAGAGTTGTCGTTGAAGTTGTCAAACTCACAAAAGAACAGGTCAAGAAACTCAAAACGAAAGCCGCAATCAATAACGTTAAGACTCTGTTTTCGAGTTTCGAGGTCATTTCGGGGCTTTTATGGAGGTGTGTCACCAAAGCGCGATACCAAGGAAATGGTGACCAACCAACAAGGTTGACCACTTTGGTTAATTGTCGTAACCGTCTGAAACCACCGCTTCCTAATGCTTACGCAGAAAATGCAGTATTTCCGACGGTTACAACAACTTGTTCCTTCTCTTACCTAATGCAGAATCCTCTGAGTTCTGCAGTAGAAAAAGTGAAGGAGGCGATAGCGAAGGTGGACGATGAGTTCGTGAGAAATGCACTTGTTTATATTGGTAATGCTAAGGACATGGATTTGGTGAGGTATAACATTCACTACCCAGCGAAGAGTGTGCATAAGGGAGGGTTCAAGGGTAACCCAAACCTGTTTGTTGTGAGTTGGATGAATTTCTCGTATAAGGAAGCGACTTTCGGGTTCGGGGAACCGATTCATTTTGGACCCGGGTTCATGGATTCTGAGGGGAAGGCTTTCATCACGAACAATGCTAGTGGTGATGGATTCGATGTGGCTATTGCTTTGGACTCATCTCACATGGATGCTTTCAAGAAATTCTTTTTTGGCGAAATTGAAGAGGTGTTTCCTATTTCAAAATTGTGA